Proteins co-encoded in one Corynebacterium lujinxingii genomic window:
- a CDS encoding DNA polymerase III subunit delta' has protein sequence MTTRSVSERLAGTPAVRETIMAAATAARGDGAAYAMTHAWLFTGPPGAGRSNAALAFAAALMCENPDEIGCGRCKGCRDALAGAHTDLVHVVPREVVISADFVRDEIVAKAARLPTVAPWRVIIIENADRLHPRAADVLLKTVEEPPERTVIIMCAPSTDPRDFSQTLRSRCRHLYVPSPSEDEIVRILVDEEGATEHDARLAATASLRHVGRARLLVRTPEVQKRRAMAINLAELVFHGAQAFQAVGALIKAAEKEAVEAHKADDEAERAKLENALGKGAKGKGAAKVLRGMASSVKQLEDDQKRRGTRRKRDMLDLVLVDLAGIYRDAMVVQSGAEIGLTHPDFEGLAREIASQVSAEGLVECQEAIAQCRERLGQNVTPAVAFNGMLGRIRLACDVS, from the coding sequence GTGACTACCCGCAGCGTGAGTGAGCGCCTGGCCGGCACCCCGGCGGTGCGCGAGACGATCATGGCCGCAGCGACCGCGGCGCGAGGCGATGGCGCGGCGTACGCGATGACACACGCCTGGCTGTTTACCGGCCCGCCAGGCGCGGGGCGGTCGAACGCGGCGTTGGCGTTCGCGGCGGCGCTCATGTGCGAGAACCCGGACGAGATCGGGTGCGGGCGCTGCAAGGGGTGCCGCGACGCGTTGGCTGGCGCGCACACGGATTTGGTGCACGTGGTGCCGCGCGAGGTAGTGATTTCGGCGGATTTCGTGCGTGACGAGATCGTCGCAAAGGCAGCTCGCTTACCGACGGTCGCCCCCTGGCGCGTCATCATCATCGAAAACGCCGACCGCCTCCACCCGCGCGCGGCGGACGTGTTGCTCAAGACGGTGGAGGAGCCGCCGGAGCGCACGGTGATCATCATGTGCGCCCCGTCGACGGATCCGCGCGATTTTTCGCAGACGCTGCGCTCGCGCTGCCGCCATTTGTATGTACCGTCGCCGTCGGAGGATGAGATAGTGCGCATTCTTGTCGACGAAGAAGGCGCCACCGAACACGACGCACGCCTGGCCGCGACGGCGTCGCTGCGCCACGTCGGCCGGGCGCGGCTGCTCGTGCGTACCCCGGAGGTGCAAAAACGACGCGCGATGGCGATCAACCTGGCCGAGTTGGTCTTCCACGGCGCGCAGGCGTTCCAGGCGGTCGGCGCGTTGATTAAGGCGGCGGAGAAAGAGGCGGTCGAGGCGCACAAAGCCGATGACGAAGCGGAGCGCGCGAAGCTGGAAAACGCACTGGGCAAGGGTGCGAAGGGCAAGGGCGCGGCGAAGGTGCTGCGGGGCATGGCATCGTCGGTGAAGCAGTTGGAGGACGACCAGAAGCGCCGCGGTACACGCCGCAAGCGCGACATGCTCGATCTGGTGCTGGTGGATCTGGCGGGGATTTACCGCGACGCGATGGTCGTGCAGTCCGGCGCAGAGATCGGGCTCACGCATCCGGATTTCGAGGGCTTGGCGCGCGAGATCGCCAGCCAGGTCTCGGCGGAGGGGCTGGTGGAGTGCCAGGAGGCGATCGCGCAGTGCCGGGAGCGTCTCGGCCAAAACGTGACGCCGGCGGTGGCGTTTAACGGGATGCTCGGTCGGATCAGACTCGCCTGCGACGTGTCTTAA